DNA sequence from the Myxococcaceae bacterium JPH2 genome:
GCCGGCGGACCGCGTGGAGCGGGATTGGCGTCAGCCGTATGAGAAGAGTTCCCAGGTGACGGAGGTCTTCCGGCGCATCTACGAGGACATCGAGCAGCACTGGGATGCGTATGAGATGTGCGAGAAGCTGGTCGACACCGAGGAGCGTTTCCAGCTCTGGCGCTATCGCCACATGATGACGGTGATGCGCATCATTGGCTTCAAGCAAGGCACGGGCGGCTCATCCGGGGTGGGGTTCCTGCGCAAGGCGCTGGACCTGCGCTTCTTCCCGGAGCTGTGGGATGTGCGCACGGAGCTGGCGCCGCCCTCCGCCCGGCCGCCTCGGGGCCACGAGGGCACGTAACGAAAGTGTCACGCGGCGCGCGCGGCGGGAGGTCCACGGGGCCTCCTCCACGCAGGGTGGCTCGGTCACGCCCGACCCGCGATGTCTGGGTGAAGGGGCGGCTCCGAGCGGGCCGACCGTTCCCTGGCGGATGGCGCGGGAACTTCCCGCGCGCCGCGTGGGGAGGGCGGACTAGGCTGGCTCGCACCATGGCTGCCGAGGCACCGCTGCTCTTCGACCAGGCCTACATCCTCTGCTACCGCACCTTTGACGTGGCGGAGGAGATTGACCTGGAGCGGGCGCGGCGGGCGCTCACCGAGGACGCGCGCCGACTGAAGCTGTCGCGTGAGAACAGCCAGTACCTTCAATTGCCCAATCCCCCCGTGGCGTATGAGCTGGGGCGCCGGCCGCTCGCGCTGCGCGGCGGGCCTGTCACGGTGGATGCCACGGCGCGCCTGTTTGACCATGGCGCCGTGTCCATCATCCTGCGCGTCCCCGTGGTCCCTGGCACCACCTGGGAGACGCTCACCCAGGTGGCGGACGAGCTGTATGACAGCCAGGCGTTGGAGGACCTGGCGCTGGAGTTGGTGGAGGGGGTGCGCCGCACCATCGCCCCCGCGGTCCAGGCCTCGCACCTCTGGGGACAGAATGAGAGCTACACCGTCATCTTCGCCGAGCGCATCCGGGGGGAGCCCACCGCGGACGAGCTGCTGAGCCGCGCGAACATCGCCCGGCTCCTCTTGGGGGAGGTGGCCTCGGCGGACCTGTCCGCGCGAGAGGTGGAGGCCGTCACGCAGGTGCGCTTCAGCTATACCGTCAATGACCTGGTCGTCATTGATTGGAACAGTGCCTTTGTCTATGAGCCCTCGGGCTCGCGGGACATCCCAGACCTGCTGGAGATTGCCAACGCGCAACTGTTGGAGTTTCGCTACTACGACGAGCGGTTGGATGCACACATCGCCCGCATCCATGACGAGGTGCAGGCGCGACGCAATGGCTGGATTGCATTGCTGCGCAGTCCCTATCGCAACCTCGCGCGCCAGACGTTGGGCACCCTCGTGGACCTCAACGAGTTCGTCGAGCGCGTGGAGAACAGTCTGAAAATCATCGGAGATTTCTATCTGGCCAAGGTCTACGAGGGCGCGGTGCGTCGCATGCGCATCTCGGCGTGGCAGGCCTCCGTGACGCGCAAGCAGCAGCTGCTGGCCCAGACGTATGGACTGCTCAAGGGCGAGGTGGACATCGACCGCTCCCACCTCTTGGAGATGATGGTGGTGGCCCTCATTGTCTTGGAGTTGGCGGTCGCGCTCGCGCGCTTCATCGAACACTAGGCAACGCCTGGCGCGGTGGCTGGGTTCCCCGGGTAGAGGGGGCGTGGGACACTGAGGCTCCGCGGGCGACCCCTCCGCCCGGCGGGGGGAGCGGGGCATGAAGATGCCCGAAAGCGATTCGATGGCCACGGTGGACCGCGCCGCGCGGTCCTTGGATGCGAGGGCCGCCGCGCCCGGGGTGACGGGGCCCGGTGTGACAGGGCCCGCCGTGAATGGGCTTGAGTCGTTGCTCCGGTTGGTGGCGGCCTCGCTGGAGGCCCCGGCGGCGTCGCTGGGCTGGTGGGACGAGACGGGCCTCTTGCGCTCCTGGGTGACGCCGGGCCTGTCCCCCGAGGCGGGCGAGGCGTGCTCACGTCGCCTCCTCTTGCGCGGGTTGGGGGCGTTGGGCTCGGTGGAGGCGCCGGGCGCCTACCTGTCGGAGGACCTGTCCTCGGACGTGCTCCTGGCGGACGTTCCGGAGGTGCGGCAGGCGGTGGGCTCGGCGCTCCTGGCGCTCCCCCTCTTCCTGGCGCCCCGGCCCGCGCCGCTGGGGGTGCTCGCGGTGTACTTCGCCCGGCCCCGGCCCTTCCTGGCCCAGGACCTCCAGCGCCTGGCGCTCCACGCGACGCTGGCGGAGCGGGTCCTCGAGCGCGAGCGTCTGGCCGCGTTGGAGGCCGCCGCGCGGCAGCAGGCCGAGGAGTCCCGGCAGCGCTTCCAGCTCCTGATGGACGCGGGCGCGCTGCTGGCCGGGCCGCTGGACTGGGAGGAGCGGGTGGCCGCCGTGGTGCGGCTGGCGCTGGGCACGTTCGCGGACGGCTGCGCGGTGGACATCACCGCGGACGAGCCCGAGGCCCTGCGCCGGTTGGCGTCGCTCCAGGCGGACCCCGGGCTGGCGCCACCGTCGCTGGAGGCGCTGCGGTGGCGCTCGGACGATGCGCGGCCCGCGCTGCTGGATGAGGTGCTGCGCTCGGGGCGCTCGCGGATGGTGTCGCGCGTGGGGCCGGCCTTCGTCGAGGAGCGCAGCGGCGGCGAGGTGCTGTGGCGCAGCGCGTATGCGCAGGGCCTGTGCTCGCTCATCGTGGCGCCCCTGATGGCGCGCCAGCGCACCCTGGGGGTGCTCACCTTCGTGCGGGGCGAGTCGCGGCCCCCGTACGGCACCGAGGACCTGGCGCTGGCGGAGGACCTGGCGAGCCGGATGGCGGTGGCGCTCGACAACGCGCGGCTGCTGCGACAGGCGCGGGGCGCGGAGGATGCCAGTCGCCGCAGCGCGGCGCGGCTGCACGTGCTGGTGCAGGTCAGTCAGCTCATCGCCGAGGCGGGGTTGGACCTGGCGCAGGTGCTGGACGTGCTGACGCACAAGGTCTCCGAGGCCATTGGCGAGGCGTGCGTGCTGCAGCTCCTGTCGAGCGACCAGGAGCGGCTGGAGGTGGTGGCGGTGCACCACCCTCGGCCGGAGTCGCGGGCGCTCCTGGAGCAGGCCCTGCGCGACCATCCGGCCCTCCCGGGCGAGGGCGTGGAGGGGCGGGTGGCGCTCAGCGGGCAGTCCCTGGCGTTGCCTCGGCTGACGGCGGAGGAGCTGCGCCTGGAGCGGGCCCCGGCGGGGTTGGCGTACTTCGAGCGACAGGGGCCCCAGAGTCTCCTGGTGGTGCCGCTCGGCGCGCGGGGCCGGGTGCTGGGCACGCTGACCGTCATGCGCGAGTCCCCGGGCCGCGAGTACAGCGCCGAGGAGCGCGCGCTGCTGGAGAGCCTGGGCGCTCGGGCGGCGCTGGCCATCGACGACGCGCGGGCCTACGGCGCGGCCACCGAGGCGGTGAAGGTGCGCGACGAGGTGCTCTCCATGGCGGGGCACGAGCTGAAGGCGCCGCTCAACGCGCTCCAGCTCCAGATTCACATGCTGGCGCGCACGGCCCGGGAGGCGACGGCGGCGGGCAAGCTGGCGGAGCGCGCGGAGCGGGCCGCTCGGGCCAGCCAGCGCATGGGGCTGCTCATCGACGACCTGCTGGACGTGTCGCGCATCAGCGCGGGGCGGCTGTGGCTGCGGCGCGAGGAGGTGGACCTGGCCGCCGTGACGCGGGACACCGTGTCGCGCATGTCCGAGGAGCTGGTGCGCGCCGGCTGCGAGCTGCGCCTGGAGGCGGACACGCCGGCGCCGGGGCTGTGGGACCGGCTGCGCGTGGAGCAGGTGCTCGTCAACCTGCTGTCCAACGCGGCGAAGTACGGCGCGGGCCGGCCCGTGGTGGTGAGCGTGTCCTGGGCGGACGGGTGGGCGCGGGTGGGCGTGCGGGACGAGGGGATTGGCATCGCGCCGGAGGACCACGAGCGCATCTTCGAGCGCTTCGAGCGCACCGTGGCCGCGCAGCACTTCAAGGGCCTGGGGCTGGGGCTCTGGATCTCCAAGCGCATCGTGGAGGCGCTGGGCGGCACCTTGCGCGTGCGCAGCCAGCAGGGGCAGGGCTCCACCTTCACGCTGGAGCTGCCGGTGACGCCTCCCGAGGGCGAGGGCGCGCGGGCCGCGTCGGGTGACTCGGCGCTGGAGGAGCGGGGGGGCTGAGTGCCATGGTCGGGCTGTCCGTGCGAGCGCCCATGACCTCCCTCCCGCGACGTCCCTTCGTGCCGCTGGCTTCGCTGTGCCTCGGGCTCGTCCTCGCCGCGCCCGCTTGCGCGCCCCCACGCGTTCCCGCCGCCGCCGTGAGCGCGGCGCGGGACACGGACGGAGATGGCGTGGAGGACGCGAAGGACCGGTGTCCTCAGTACGCGGGGCCGGCCTCGCGCGAGGGCTGTCCGCTGCGCGACGTGGACGAGGATGGCGTGGAGGACGCGCGCGATGCGTGTCCCCGTCAGGCGGGGCCGCCCGAGCTGCGCGGGTGTCCTCTGGCGGACGCGGACCGCGACGGCTTGGAGGACGCGCAGGACCGGTGTCCGGAGGAGGCGGGTTCGCGCGAGCACGACGGGTGTCCGGTGCGCGACGCGGACGAGGACGGCGTGCCCGACGAGCAGGATGCCTGTCCGGCCGACGTGGGGATCGCGGAGCTGCGGGGCTGCCCGGCCCGAGACAGCGACGGGGACGCGGTGGCGGACCACCAGGACAACTGCCCGCGCGCGGCGGGGCCCGCGTCCAATCAGGGCTGCCCCGCGCGAGAGCCCCAGGCGGTGGTGCTGCGCAGGGATCGGCTCCAGCTCCTGGAGCGGGTGTACTTCGAGGGCGGCACGGCCACGGTGCAGCGCCGCTCGTTTCCGCTGCTGGACAATGTCGTGGCGGTGCTCAAGGCCCACCCGGAGCTGCGCAAGGTGCGCGTGGAGGGGCACACGGATGACCTCATCGAGCCCGAGGCCAGCCTGGCGCTCTCCCAGGCGCGCGCCGAGGCGGTGCTGTCGCGGCTGGTGTCCCAGGGGTTGGAGTCCGAGCGGCTGGAGGCGCAGGGGCTGGGGCAGGAGCAGCCCTTGGAGTCCAACACCACCGCGCCGGGCCGCGCGGCCAATCGTCGTATCGAGTTCGTCTTCGTCACCGAGGAGCCCATCCGCCCCGCGAAGGCAAGCCCGCGGCGCTGACGCGGTGGTGGACAGTTCGGAGCCCGGGCGCTCCCCGGCGGAAGGGGCGTGGGGTACGCTGGTTCGGGCGCTCCTCGTGGTTCCACCGTCCCTCCGGACGCCCTTGCCGCCGCCTGTCCCAGGCCGCAGAGGCTGTTGAATGAGTGCTTCGAGCCCCCTGTTCGGCGATCTGCTCCTCAAGCTGGGCATCGTCACTCCCTCGCAGGTGCAGGAGGCGCTCGCGCTCCAGGCGCTCACCGGCCAGCGCGTGGGCGAGGCGCTGATTTCCCTGGGCTACGTCTCGCGCGAGCAGATTCAGGACGCGCTCGGCGAGGCGCTGGGCCTGCACCACGACAAGACGCACGCGCAGCCGGCCCTGGGCGAGCTGCTCGTGGGCCTCAAGTACGTGACGCTGGCGCAGTTGGAGGAAGCGCTCGCGCGCCAGAGACGGGATGGACGGCGCCTGGGCGAAATCCTCGTGGAGCTGGGGCACTGCACCTACAAGCAGATCTACGAAGGGCTGGGGCTCCAGAACCGCCTCGCCGGCAGGCAGGACGTGTCGCGCCCCGCCATCGAGGGTCGCCGCCGCGTGGTGGTGGTGGATGACAGCCCCCTGGCCTGCGCCTTCGTGCAGGAGGGGCTGGTGGCGCTGGGCTTCGAGGTCGTCTGCTTCCAGGACCCCTACGAGGCGCTGGAGCAGGTGGGGCGGCTGCAGCCGGCCATCGTCCTCAGCGACCTGGAGATGCCGGGCCTGGAGGGCGTGGAGCTGTGCCACCGGCTGAAGGAGGGCCCCAGCCGGGGCGTGCCCGTCATCATCCTCACCGCGAACGACCGCGAGGCCGAGCGCGTGCGCGGGCTGCGCATGGGCGCGGACGACTACGTCAACAAGACGGCCTCCATGGACGAGCTGGCCGCGCGCATCGAGAGCGTGGTGCGCCGCACCGGCGAGACGGAGCGCATCCGCCGCCTCTTCGCGCGCTACACGTCCGACGCGGTGGTGGACGAGATTCTCAAGAGCACGGACGCCGTCGTGCTCACCGGCGAGAAGCGCGAGGTGACGGTGCTGTTCGCCGACATCCGCAACTTCACCGGGCTGGCGGAGAGCCTCCCGCCCGAGCAGGTGGTGGCGGTGCTCAACCAGGTGCTGGGGCGGCTGGCGGACGCCGTGTTCACCTGCGGCGGCACGCTGGACAAGTTCCTGGGCGACGGGCTGATGGCCGTCTTCGGCGCGCCGGTGGCTCGGCCGGACGAGGCGCTGCGCGCGCTCCAGTGCGCGAAGATGATGATGGAGGCCATGGCGGAGCTGCGGCTCCTGGCGGAGGCCGAGTGGCTGGCCAACGGCCGAGAGGGACAGCCGCTCGTGCTGGAGCTGGGCATCGGCATCAACTCGGGCGTGGTGGTGGCGGGAAACATCGGCAGCACGGTGCGCGCGGAGTACACCTGCATCGGGGACGCGGTGAATGTGGGCTCGCGGCTGTGCGCGCTCGCGGGGCCCGGGGAAATCCTGGTGGGCGAGCGCACCCGGGACCTGGTGAACGCGAGCGAGACGTCCTTCGAGGACCTGCCGCCCGTCCGGTTGAAGGGGAAGCAGCAGCCGGTCCCGCTTTACCGGGCGCTGTGAACGGGTAGGGTGACGGCCCATGTCCGCCGAACCCCCGCTTCCCGAGCCCCACCGCCGCTCTCCCATCCTGTGGGTGGGGCTCGTCTTCGCAGTCCTGCTGCTCATCGCCGTGGTGGTGACCGCGCTCAGCCGTCGCAACAGCGTGGAGGCCACGCGCGTGCATGACGACTTCGCCGTGCTGCTGGGCGCGCTGGAGCGCTACCGCGCCGACCACGGCGGCACGCTGCCGGAGGAGGGGGACCTGGAGGCGATGCTGGTGCCCCAGTACCTGCCCTCCGTGCCGTTGGACCCGTGGGGTCGCCCGTACAAGTACTCCAGCAACGGCAAGGACGTGTTCCTGGCCACCTTCGGGCGGGAGAACCAGCGCGGCGGCGCGGGCGAGGACCAGGACCACACCAACCACGACGGGCACGCGCAGCCCGTGCGCTGAGCCGCGCCCTCCGTGAAGCCGGCCCCGGAGCAGCCCGCCGGGGTGCCGGGCGCGCCACGGGGCCTCGGCCATGGCCATGTGTCCTGAAGGCAGGGTCGCGCCACTCGCGTCCTCGCCCGAAGGAGGACGGCGATGGCCATCGTCTGTGCGACCAACCTCTCCCCGGAGTCGGGGCGCGCGGCGGCGGTGGCGGCGGCCCTGGCGGGACGGCTGGGAGAGCCGCTGCTGCTCCTGGACGTGTCCGACGAGGCGCCCGTCCCCACCCCCGATACCCTGTCCGACGCGGAGGCCCATCGAGAGCGGCTGGAGGCCGAGGCCGACCGGCTGCGCGCGTCGGGCGTGACGGTGCTGCCTCCGGTGTCGGCGCCGTCCGCGGAGGGCTCGCGCCGGGAAGAGGCGGAGTGCCAGCGCGCGCGGCTGGTGGTGGTGGCGGCGGACGGCTGGCCCCCTGCTTCGTGGCCGCGCACGTCGATGGCGGCGCGGCTGACGCGGTACGGCCGGGCGCCGGTGCTGGTGGTGCGGCGGGACGGCGCGCTGCTGGACTGGGCGCGAGGCCGCCGGCGGCTCACGGTGCTCGCGGGAGTGGACCGGGCGTCCTCCACGTCCGACGCGGCGCTGACGTTCCTGCGCGAGCTGCGGCGGGTGGGCGCCTGCGACGTGGTGGCCGCCTGTGTCTGCTCGCCGCTGGAGGAGCGCGAGCGGCTGGGCATGCGCACGCCCGTGCACGTGGAGCTGTTGGACCCCGGAGGCAGTGAGCTGTCACCGCTGGAGCCGGCCATGGAGCGCGTGCTGCTGCGGGAGCTGCGCGAGCGCGTGGGCGAGCTGGAGGGCGAGGGTGGAATGGAGGTGGTGGTGGAGCCGGGCTATGGCCGGCCCGCCGACCATCTGCTGCACGTGGCCCGGGAGCGTGGCGCGGACGTGGTGGTGGTGGGCACGCACCTGCGTCGCGGGGTGCGGCGGCTGTGGCACGGCTCGGTGTCCGAGGGAGTGCTGCGCCGCGCGGAGCAGGCCGTGGTGTGCGTGCCGCCCGGTCTGCGCGAGCCACGTCACGCCCAGCCACCGCGCACGGTGCTGGTGCCGGTGGACTTCTCCGAGGCGAGCGTGCGGGCCGTGTCCCAGGCGCGCCTCCTGGTGGGCGCGGGCGGTCGCGTGCACCTGTTGCACGTGCACCGAAGGCGACTGACGGACCCCTCGTGGCTGGACACCGTCGGCGTGCCGCCCGAGCCCGAGCGCGACGCGGTGCTGCGCCGGCTGTGGACGCTGGTGCCCTGGGAGGAGGGGGCCCAGGCGGTGCATTGGAGCGTGGAGGGCGTCACGAGCGAGGACGTCCCGCTCGCCATCCGCCAGGCCACGGAGCGCGAGGGCGCGGACCTGGTGTGCCTGGGACTCTCGTCCACGTCGGACGCGCCGGACACCCTCAAGGGCGCGGTGGCCCGGGAGCTGGTGATTCACGGCGCGAGGCCGGTGCTCGTGCTGCCCGATACGTGAGGTGCGTGGCTTCCGGAGCGGGCTCGACGGCGGAGGGGCGCGCGGGCCGGAAGACAGCGCCCGCGCGCCCTGGAACCTACTGCCCCAGCTCCTGCACCTCGATGCGGCGGTTCTGCAGCCGGCCCTGCGGCGTGTCGTTGGAGGCGACGGGCTTGGCGTCCCCCTCGCCCACGGCCTCCAGGCGGTTGCCCGCGATGCCCTCGCTCACCAGCGTCTGGCGCACGTTGTCGGCGCGCGACTGGGACAGCTGGCGGTTGGCGTCCGCGTTGCCCGTGGAGTCCGTGAACCCCTCGATGCGCACGCGCGAGTTGGGCTTCTCCTTGAGGATGGCGCCCAGCTCGCTCACCGTCTGCTCACCCTTGGGCGTGAGCTTCGCCGAGCCGGTCTGGAACTCCACGCCCTCCAGGATGACGCCCTTGGCCGCGGAGCCGTCCGAGAACGCCTTGCGCAGCCCGGACGCGTCCTCGATGCGCGGCTTCTGCTCCGCCGTGCCCATGTTCCCCGAGCCACCCGTGCCCTGCTGCTCCTGGGGCGCGGTGGGGGCGGGCGGCGGTGCCTTCGCGGTCTGCTGCTGCTGGGGTGCCGGAGGCGGTGTGGCCTGCGGGGTGGTGCGCTTCGTGGCGGGCTGGGTGACGGAGGCCTGCGAGGGCCGAGGCTCATGCCGGCGTCCGCGCAGCGCCCACCAGCCCAGGGCCACCAGGGCCAGGAGCGCCAGCGGCAGCGCCCAGGACGGGCGGCGGTGCGCCTCGGGCGCCTGGGGCGAGCGCACCACCGGCGTGCGCGACGTGGGTTCGCGGTGGACGGAGGTCACCTCTCGACTGCGCACCTCCTGCACCTCGGGGCGCTCGGGCACGGCCTCGCGGAGCACCTCGGCGCCCGCGTGGCGCCCGCCGCCCAGGAGGCTGCCCAGGCCCGCCGGGAGCGCCGCGGAGATGAGCGAGCGCTGGCCGCCCAGCATCTGCATCAGCCCGGAGGCGCCCATCCGCTGGTCGCGCACCTGCTTGCCCAGCACGCCCATCAGCGCCGGCGCCGCCAGCGACAAGAGCCGCGTGGCGGAACTCGAGTTGCGCAGCCCGCCGAAGCGCGAGAGCCCCTCGGTGACGGCGCCCAGCTTGCCGCCGAGCAATCCGCCGAGCATCCCATGGCCCTGCTCCGCGGCCTCGCGCAGCCCCCCGGCGCCCTCTCCCAGGCCCGGCACGTCCGCCTTGGTGAAGCCGCCCTCGTTGAGCTGCGACAGGAGTCGGCCCGCCCCCGCCTCCGTGCTGCCCTGCTCCACGACTCCCGAGGCCACCGAGGCGATGGTGCCCGGGAGCACCTTGGCCATGGCCTGAGGGTCCTCGCCGGACTCCTCGCTGATTCGCCGCACCAGGTCCCCCGAGAACTGTGAGCGGACCGCTTCGATGAGATTGAACGCCATGTCTTGCCTCCGAGGGTGTGCCGCACCGGAACTCCCCCGATGCGCGAGGCCACGCCCCACCCCCGTGGGCATGGGGCTGATGGCTTCCCGAAATCGTTACGGAGCGCTTCCGCCGTTGGTAACCCCTTGCGCTGCGGCCAAGCGCCAGCGGCCCGCCACCTCGCCCCCTCTGGGAACGGGCTCGGCGGACCCGCCAGGTGGGGCGTGCCGGAGCGCGCGCGAGTGTCCACTGGCGCGTGAAACCCGCCCGATTCCAGAGAAGTGGGGATTGAACGGGCGACCCATGAGGGCGTTAGACTTTGCCCAAACTGCTTTCCCAGACAGGAAGGGGGAGTCCGGTGACACTGCGTGGCTACCGAGAAGAAGAGCTCGTGAGCAACCGTGCGTCGCTGTTGATTCATGGCGGCAC
Encoded proteins:
- a CDS encoding GAF domain-containing sensor histidine kinase, whose protein sequence is MKMPESDSMATVDRAARSLDARAAAPGVTGPGVTGPAVNGLESLLRLVAASLEAPAASLGWWDETGLLRSWVTPGLSPEAGEACSRRLLLRGLGALGSVEAPGAYLSEDLSSDVLLADVPEVRQAVGSALLALPLFLAPRPAPLGVLAVYFARPRPFLAQDLQRLALHATLAERVLERERLAALEAAARQQAEESRQRFQLLMDAGALLAGPLDWEERVAAVVRLALGTFADGCAVDITADEPEALRRLASLQADPGLAPPSLEALRWRSDDARPALLDEVLRSGRSRMVSRVGPAFVEERSGGEVLWRSAYAQGLCSLIVAPLMARQRTLGVLTFVRGESRPPYGTEDLALAEDLASRMAVALDNARLLRQARGAEDASRRSAARLHVLVQVSQLIAEAGLDLAQVLDVLTHKVSEAIGEACVLQLLSSDQERLEVVAVHHPRPESRALLEQALRDHPALPGEGVEGRVALSGQSLALPRLTAEELRLERAPAGLAYFERQGPQSLLVVPLGARGRVLGTLTVMRESPGREYSAEERALLESLGARAALAIDDARAYGAATEAVKVRDEVLSMAGHELKAPLNALQLQIHMLARTAREATAAGKLAERAERAARASQRMGLLIDDLLDVSRISAGRLWLRREEVDLAAVTRDTVSRMSEELVRAGCELRLEADTPAPGLWDRLRVEQVLVNLLSNAAKYGAGRPVVVSVSWADGWARVGVRDEGIGIAPEDHERIFERFERTVAAQHFKGLGLGLWISKRIVEALGGTLRVRSQQGQGSTFTLELPVTPPEGEGARAASGDSALEERGG
- a CDS encoding OmpA family protein — its product is MPTGVGRGLAHRGSSGAAHPRRQDMAFNLIEAVRSQFSGDLVRRISEESGEDPQAMAKVLPGTIASVASGVVEQGSTEAGAGRLLSQLNEGGFTKADVPGLGEGAGGLREAAEQGHGMLGGLLGGKLGAVTEGLSRFGGLRNSSSATRLLSLAAPALMGVLGKQVRDQRMGASGLMQMLGGQRSLISAALPAGLGSLLGGGRHAGAEVLREAVPERPEVQEVRSREVTSVHREPTSRTPVVRSPQAPEAHRRPSWALPLALLALVALGWWALRGRRHEPRPSQASVTQPATKRTTPQATPPPAPQQQQTAKAPPPAPTAPQEQQGTGGSGNMGTAEQKPRIEDASGLRKAFSDGSAAKGVILEGVEFQTGSAKLTPKGEQTVSELGAILKEKPNSRVRIEGFTDSTGNADANRQLSQSRADNVRQTLVSEGIAGNRLEAVGEGDAKPVASNDTPQGRLQNRRIEVQELGQ
- a CDS encoding type II secretion system protein GspG produces the protein MSAEPPLPEPHRRSPILWVGLVFAVLLLIAVVVTALSRRNSVEATRVHDDFAVLLGALERYRADHGGTLPEEGDLEAMLVPQYLPSVPLDPWGRPYKYSSNGKDVFLATFGRENQRGGAGEDQDHTNHDGHAQPVR
- a CDS encoding response regulator, encoding MSASSPLFGDLLLKLGIVTPSQVQEALALQALTGQRVGEALISLGYVSREQIQDALGEALGLHHDKTHAQPALGELLVGLKYVTLAQLEEALARQRRDGRRLGEILVELGHCTYKQIYEGLGLQNRLAGRQDVSRPAIEGRRRVVVVDDSPLACAFVQEGLVALGFEVVCFQDPYEALEQVGRLQPAIVLSDLEMPGLEGVELCHRLKEGPSRGVPVIILTANDREAERVRGLRMGADDYVNKTASMDELAARIESVVRRTGETERIRRLFARYTSDAVVDEILKSTDAVVLTGEKREVTVLFADIRNFTGLAESLPPEQVVAVLNQVLGRLADAVFTCGGTLDKFLGDGLMAVFGAPVARPDEALRALQCAKMMMEAMAELRLLAEAEWLANGREGQPLVLELGIGINSGVVVAGNIGSTVRAEYTCIGDAVNVGSRLCALAGPGEILVGERTRDLVNASETSFEDLPPVRLKGKQQPVPLYRAL
- a CDS encoding universal stress protein: MAIVCATNLSPESGRAAAVAAALAGRLGEPLLLLDVSDEAPVPTPDTLSDAEAHRERLEAEADRLRASGVTVLPPVSAPSAEGSRREEAECQRARLVVVAADGWPPASWPRTSMAARLTRYGRAPVLVVRRDGALLDWARGRRRLTVLAGVDRASSTSDAALTFLRELRRVGACDVVAACVCSPLEERERLGMRTPVHVELLDPGGSELSPLEPAMERVLLRELRERVGELEGEGGMEVVVEPGYGRPADHLLHVARERGADVVVVGTHLRRGVRRLWHGSVSEGVLRRAEQAVVCVPPGLREPRHAQPPRTVLVPVDFSEASVRAVSQARLLVGAGGRVHLLHVHRRRLTDPSWLDTVGVPPEPERDAVLRRLWTLVPWEEGAQAVHWSVEGVTSEDVPLAIRQATEREGADLVCLGLSSTSDAPDTLKGAVARELVIHGARPVLVLPDT
- a CDS encoding thrombospondin type 3 repeat-containing protein, whose product is MTSLPRRPFVPLASLCLGLVLAAPACAPPRVPAAAVSAARDTDGDGVEDAKDRCPQYAGPASREGCPLRDVDEDGVEDARDACPRQAGPPELRGCPLADADRDGLEDAQDRCPEEAGSREHDGCPVRDADEDGVPDEQDACPADVGIAELRGCPARDSDGDAVADHQDNCPRAAGPASNQGCPAREPQAVVLRRDRLQLLERVYFEGGTATVQRRSFPLLDNVVAVLKAHPELRKVRVEGHTDDLIEPEASLALSQARAEAVLSRLVSQGLESERLEAQGLGQEQPLESNTTAPGRAANRRIEFVFVTEEPIRPAKASPRR